The nucleotide window AGAAGTTTTTCATggcaatatatttttaatcttattaataaTGTATGAAAGTCTCGTCTTAATACTCCTACGTATTAGATTATGAACCAAACAGTATCACATTACTTTAAGAGTAATATTCTAAATATTTAACTCTggaataagaaataaaaacacaCACAAACTATTGTGAAGTTATCAATTACACACCTAAACAATGTGTACTATAATTGGGTAACTGATATTCACAATAGTATCGTAATTAAGTTCAGTAGAAGCAGCTGTTATTTGAGCAAGAACAAACTTGGTCATATCGTATGATAATTAGGagtgaaacatatatatgtacaaTGAACCTTCTTCGTTAGAGACTGAGTTAATATACAGTCCCGCTTTGGAGACTTCCCTTAGGCATAGGTAGGATTTCATAAGGTATGACAACTGGTGCAGCTTTGGCAAAAATGTTTGGCCGGCAGTTGGCCAACAAAGCTTTAAATATTCAATCTGCCCCTCTCTGATTGAACTAAAGAAGACTTAATAATAGCAAGTTTACCTTTTGCCATTTGTCAATATTTCCATTTTGCAGCCTTCAATATTTCATCTTTCTTTCGTCATGACTGGAACTAGTCATCTTAACTTATTGAAAACATTCCATATCTATCTCTGAGGGAAGTAGTTCATCAGTCACTGTAAGATTACATGTAACATTTGGGCAGGTATTGACCAAAGCCATAGATAGTGTCGAAGTGACTGTTTCAAACTTGGATAAACAGGACTTTCTTCCAAGTATCTATCTCACTCTTACTCTGCTTGAGAAGAAGATGGCTTCTTTTGCAATCGAGGACTTTGTTGGAAATGGATCTCTGCAAGGACTTGTACCAAAGCTGCTGGAGGAAGGCTGGGATGATGTACCAACTTTGAAGACTATGAATGCAGACGATATGAACGAGTTGAACATGACTCAACGACAAAAGGTTCTCTTTATTGATAATTCACCCTTTCTTGTTATATCTCGAGAAAATCATCTGGGGTTCGTCTTCATATAGTTTTGCAAATCTGTGTCAACAAATGAGTAACTCTTGTGTTTCCCTAGATAATATGACCTATCACAAGAATTAACAACAGAAATAAGATAATAAAGCTTCTATGTGCTTAATCAAAAGTCCTAAACTCCTCCATTCCATTTCTATGTTATTTGCTCAAATTAAACAATGGGCAGAAATTTGTCAGGTTAGTTTTCTGTACATCTGAAAAGTtacagaaaaacaaaataagatattGCTCTgatgatttatttatttcctaATCTAGGATGCACTGGAAATCAGGTCATACCTGCATAATCGTGCACTGATGCAATATGCAGATATGCTTGAGGAGTCTGGGAAGTCTCTTCCTGAGCTTCTTAAGCTAACCAAAGTAGATCTTACTACAGTGTATGGAATGAAAAGGGGCCATGTTGCCCGTTTTACAGACAGAACTACAACTTCTGGGGGAGATACTTTGCCAGAAGCATATAATCTCCAAGCGAGCAGAAGAACTGCCTTGAGGAATGAGAGTCTTTACAAGGACATTTCTACTGTCACCTCCAGGAAGCAGACTATGACAAGATCTTTTGGAAGAACCAATACAGCTTATGATGTATCCCTTGAACAATCAATGGCTgatttcaaaattaaagatGGACATGTTTTTAAGGGAATTGTAGCTTCAATGCCAGATGAGCCTAGAGCATGTGGCTGTGTGCAGGCAACCCCAGTAATTGAGAATGTTGCTCCTTATTCCTCCATTGAGAATATCTCAGTTCAGAAACTAACACCAGAGTACAAGATTGGAACGGCGCGTTTGGTGAAATCAAAGAGTCCGCCAATGAAGGCTTCAGAGCTCTGGCGTGATAAACCAGCAGTGATTATATGCATTCGTCGCCCTGGGTAAAGCATCAAATTATTTCTGCAATTCAAACCTATAATTGATAAAAATCGTAGCTAAATTGGTATGCTATATCTTAGACGCTGACTCTTTTAGGTTCATAGACAATACTTGGTTAAACAGAAACGAAGAAACTTATTGCAAGAATTTCACAAGGTAACTCAAGTCAATATTTGCATAGAACTTCACCAAGAGTAGATGATCCAATAATCTgtgtaacaacaacaacaacatacccagtgaaatcccactaggtggggtctggggagggtagagtgtatgcagaccttgccactacctcattgaggtagagaggctgtttccgaaagaccctcagctcaagtacaacaaatccaagtaaaatgaAGAGGGAAACAGTGTATAAAGCATCAATAAAATAATGCGAGaagtgaaacgcagtaaacaacaTAAGGCTATAAGTatcacagacaagaactgcAAGTGCAAGGCTAGGGCTACTacaaacgctaacaacccaaACCCTCGCAAGGGAAGCCAACGCGCTAACCCTACTAACCTACAACCTTAATatgcgacctccactccttcctatctagagtcatgtcctcggtaatgtgaagctgagccaagtcctgtctaatcacctctccccaatacttcttaggcaTACCTCTACCCCTCTGCgtaccctctacaaccagcccATCACACCTCCTCACAGGGGCGTCTGCgcaccgtctcttcacatgtccaaaccatcgcaatctcgcttccctcagtttgtccaccacagaggccactcccaccttctcccggacaacctcattcctaatcttatcgctcctagtgtgcccacacatccatctcaacatcctcatctccgcaacatgcattttttgaacatgtaagttcttgactggccaacactccgctccatacaacaaggccggtctaactaccactctgtagaacttacctttaagtctaggtggaattttcttatcacacaagactccagaggcaagcctccatttcatccaagcaaccccaatgcgatgtgtgacatcatcgtcgATGTCACCACTTCCTTGGATTACAGACCccagatacttaaaactttctttcttaggAATGATCTGTGTGGCAAGTCTCACTTCCACATCTGTCTCATCCAACGCATCACTGAATTTGCATCAATAATCTATGTGATTTCACTAAACTCTGATGCACTGATGAAGGATACAGTCTAGGAAAGATTTTTCCTTTAAAGAACGAGTGGTATTTACTTTTTCTAGGAAAGAAGATGAAATTCATTATTTATCTATGAGCAAGAATTAGTGGGTCTCATACCAAAAAGGCTATGGAAAACAGGTGCATCATGTGCAGAGCTGAAGCCCACCAACTCTATGCAAAGAAACCAATATTTGATGCGTTAGGGGTTCAATTATTTGCTGTTCTTCATGAGCAAATAGAAGCAGAGGTAaatttttctacattttctctGACATTTCTTTGGAAGGACCTGGTTTATTATGCTGGGTTTTGTTATACAGGTAAAGGATTTCTGGCCTCGATACTGGGGTGGTGTAGTCCTCTTTGACAGAAGCATGGAATTTTATAAATCTCTGGGAGGAGGAAATCTTCTAAAAGATAAGTTCATATCAGGCTTTCTATTTAATCCTAGAGCAATTGCAAATTACAAGCGAGCAAAATCCATGGGGGTGGAGCAAAACTTCAGGGGTGAAGGTGAGATAAAAG belongs to Solanum stenotomum isolate F172 chromosome 1, ASM1918654v1, whole genome shotgun sequence and includes:
- the LOC125845972 gene encoding uncharacterized protein LOC125845972; this encodes MASFAIEDFVGNGSLQGLVPKLLEEGWDDVPTLKTMNADDMNELNMTQRQKDALEIRSYLHNRALMQYADMLEESGKSLPELLKLTKVDLTTVYGMKRGHVARFTDRTTTSGGDTLPEAYNLQASRRTALRNESLYKDISTVTSRKQTMTRSFGRTNTAYDVSLEQSMADFKIKDGHVFKGIVASMPDEPRACGCVQATPVIENVAPYSSIENISVQKLTPEYKIGTARLVKSKSPPMKASELWRDKPAVIICIRRPGCIMCRAEAHQLYAKKPIFDALGVQLFAVLHEQIEAEVKDFWPRYWGGVVLFDRSMEFYKSLGGGNLLKDKFISGFLFNPRAIANYKRAKSMGVEQNFRGEGEIKGGLYIVGRGKSGIAYQFIERNFGDWAPHAEVFEICHQLQNPQGSQLELPQSIQQRD